In Niallia sp. FSL W8-0635, one genomic interval encodes:
- a CDS encoding ATP-dependent helicase: MLTAFYYDRLISLNTIDRQELQKIYEAGKNGFLACSVCGEAVKLYLGIKSSPYFYHYSSKQPCMTEDIPKVQQEDAVTLDEDYEEKNGFRIPKSRSISKSLTEITPFKQPMSVNTTIHKSELANSKAITYPKESYLTILAQNGYSLDATQSKAVTINDGPILVLAGAGSGKTRVLTMRAAFLIHERNVDPSSIMLVTFTNKAANEMKERLLHYPMMNKGLVQKIVSGTFHSILYQILIFHEREKWQRNQLLNSNWQRELILKEIAREKQIDEKDFPFDAALQLISAWKNSMLFPKDVEPTNDWEQKVAQLYSGYEAKKQQRNLYDFDDMLLGGYHFFLENPTILESYQKRFTHFLLDEFQDINKVQYEWMKLMASSAKSIYAVGDDDQSIYSFRGSDPKYLLDFEKDYPDSQTIILDYNYRSSQEIVSAAKSTISQNTKRRVKKMITGYSGTHPLAFYPYDEEEEATMILTDMQEKIKTGYEPKDFAILFRTNTNSRAMFERLASSSLPFRLEQDTGSFYQRFIVKSMLAYLKLIHDHDNQQAVIDILPTLFLKKTVLQDIKAMSILEDCSFLDCLHLVKTGFAFQESRLKKIPNTLKRLTHYSPLDAITYIEKELGFQEFIKKRGNEGNQWDKGSDDIRDLKVVARKFNSIKEFVQYTDHMLAMNEELRKQYKNESNVITLSTIHRAKGLEYKAVYILGTVDGSIPHDFALESFRNNNLMPLEEERRLLYVAMTRAQQELYLSIPMYLRGKKAKASRFLSPLSMSPLL, encoded by the coding sequence ATGTTAACAGCTTTTTATTATGATAGACTCATTTCATTGAATACAATTGATAGACAAGAATTACAAAAAATTTATGAAGCAGGAAAAAATGGGTTTCTCGCATGCTCTGTATGTGGAGAAGCGGTAAAGCTTTATTTAGGAATAAAAAGCTCTCCCTATTTTTATCATTATTCTTCTAAACAACCATGTATGACAGAAGATATACCCAAAGTCCAACAAGAAGATGCCGTAACCCTTGATGAAGACTATGAAGAAAAGAATGGGTTTCGTATTCCAAAAAGTAGAAGTATTTCAAAAAGTCTTACAGAAATCACTCCTTTTAAGCAACCTATGTCCGTTAACACAACCATTCATAAATCTGAATTAGCAAATAGCAAAGCCATTACTTATCCAAAAGAATCTTATCTAACCATTCTCGCCCAAAATGGTTATTCCCTAGATGCTACCCAAAGCAAAGCCGTTACCATTAATGATGGACCAATTCTTGTTCTTGCAGGTGCAGGAAGTGGCAAGACTCGTGTATTAACGATGCGGGCAGCTTTTCTTATTCACGAGAGAAACGTAGATCCGTCATCCATTATGCTTGTTACATTTACAAATAAAGCTGCAAACGAAATGAAGGAACGTTTATTACACTATCCAATGATGAACAAAGGATTAGTGCAAAAAATCGTTTCTGGAACATTCCATAGCATTCTCTACCAAATATTGATTTTTCACGAACGAGAGAAATGGCAACGAAATCAGCTATTAAATAGCAATTGGCAACGAGAACTTATATTAAAGGAAATTGCCCGGGAAAAACAAATCGATGAAAAAGACTTTCCATTTGATGCAGCTCTTCAATTAATAAGCGCTTGGAAAAATAGTATGCTCTTCCCTAAAGATGTCGAGCCGACTAATGACTGGGAACAAAAAGTCGCACAGTTATATTCCGGCTACGAGGCAAAAAAACAACAGAGAAATCTATATGATTTCGATGATATGCTTCTTGGTGGCTATCATTTTTTTCTCGAAAATCCAACTATACTAGAATCTTATCAGAAACGCTTTACTCATTTCCTACTAGATGAATTTCAAGACATAAACAAAGTACAATACGAGTGGATGAAGCTAATGGCGAGCTCTGCTAAATCTATTTATGCAGTAGGCGATGATGATCAATCTATCTATTCTTTTCGTGGTAGTGATCCAAAATACCTGTTAGATTTTGAAAAAGATTATCCAGATTCTCAAACGATTATTCTTGACTATAATTACCGCTCTTCACAAGAAATCGTGTCCGCAGCAAAATCAACCATTAGCCAAAATACAAAAAGACGTGTAAAAAAAATGATTACAGGCTACTCTGGAACACACCCGCTTGCCTTCTATCCTTATGACGAGGAAGAAGAAGCTACCATGATTTTGACAGATATGCAAGAAAAGATAAAAACTGGTTACGAACCTAAAGATTTTGCGATTCTATTTCGCACAAATACAAATAGCCGTGCTATGTTTGAGCGACTTGCTTCTTCTAGTTTGCCATTTAGATTGGAGCAGGATACAGGCTCCTTCTACCAACGATTTATCGTAAAAAGTATGTTGGCTTATTTAAAGCTCATTCATGATCACGATAATCAACAAGCTGTAATTGATATTCTTCCAACGCTCTTTTTGAAAAAAACAGTATTGCAGGATATTAAAGCAATGAGTATTTTAGAGGATTGTAGCTTTTTAGATTGTCTCCATTTAGTTAAAACTGGCTTTGCTTTTCAGGAAAGCAGGCTAAAAAAGATTCCAAATACGCTAAAGCGATTAACGCATTATTCACCTCTTGATGCCATTACTTATATTGAAAAAGAATTAGGCTTCCAGGAGTTTATTAAAAAACGGGGCAACGAAGGAAATCAATGGGATAAAGGGTCCGATGATATTCGCGATTTAAAAGTCGTTGCACGTAAATTTAATTCCATTAAAGAATTTGTACAGTATACAGATCATATGCTTGCGATGAATGAAGAATTACGTAAACAATATAAAAATGAATCCAATGTAATAACCTTAAGTACCATTCATCGCGCAAAAGGATTGGAATATAAGGCAGTATATATACTTGGTACTGTTGATGGCTCTATCCCACATGACTTTGCATTAGAATCATTTCGAAATAATAATCTTATGCCTCTTGAAGAGGAACGTCGTCTTCTTTATGTTGCGATGACAAGGGCACAACAAGAACTATATCTTTCCATTCCTATGTATCTAAGAGGCAAAAAAGCTAAGGCATCTCGTTTTTTATCACCCTTGTCGATGTCTCCGCTCCTTTAG
- a CDS encoding DUF421 domain-containing protein, which produces MEFTQIFIELIIGYFLLLLLTKILGKTQITQITTFDFVSVLVLGELVGNAMYDSKTGIKEIAFSILLWGALIYVTEYITQKFRKTRKLLEGKPSIVINKGKIDFHELKKNHLDINQLQHLLRAKDVFSIAECAYAILETDGTISVLKKSAFSNPTKQDMNLPPEIISLPISVILDGEIITENLPRIGWNEDQLMQELKKHNFDSHKDILYAEWREGSPLYVQSYKMN; this is translated from the coding sequence ATGGAATTCACACAAATATTCATTGAACTTATTATTGGCTATTTCTTGCTTCTTCTTTTAACAAAAATATTAGGTAAAACACAAATAACACAGATTACTACCTTTGATTTTGTTTCTGTATTAGTGCTAGGTGAGCTCGTAGGGAATGCCATGTATGATTCAAAAACAGGCATAAAAGAAATTGCTTTTTCGATTCTTCTATGGGGAGCTTTAATTTATGTCACAGAATATATTACTCAAAAGTTTCGGAAAACTAGAAAGCTTTTAGAAGGAAAACCATCTATTGTTATAAATAAAGGCAAAATTGATTTTCATGAACTAAAGAAAAATCATTTGGATATAAATCAGTTACAACATTTACTCCGTGCAAAAGATGTTTTTTCGATCGCCGAGTGTGCTTATGCTATTTTAGAAACGGACGGTACGATAAGCGTGTTAAAGAAATCTGCATTTTCGAATCCAACAAAACAAGATATGAATTTACCCCCTGAAATTATTTCACTTCCGATAAGCGTCATTTTAGATGGTGAAATCATAACAGAAAACTTACCTCGAATAGGTTGGAACGAGGACCAATTAATGCAAGAATTAAAAAAACATAATTTTGACTCCCATAAAGATATCCTTTATGCGGAGTGGCGCGAAGGTTCGCCTTTATATGTACAGAGCTACAAAATGAATTAA
- a CDS encoding GNAT family N-acetyltransferase — MEVCIVKTEKELEDAFYVRQTVFVKEQHVPVEEEIDEFEKDSVHFVLYDNTKNPIGAGRYRTFDEYGKVERICILSTNRKGGAGKAIMNKIEEYAINSGAPSLKLNAQTHAIPFYSKLGYEVVSEEFLDAGIPHRTMQKKL, encoded by the coding sequence GTGGAAGTATGTATCGTTAAAACAGAGAAAGAATTAGAAGATGCCTTTTATGTACGTCAAACTGTTTTTGTAAAAGAACAACATGTACCAGTCGAAGAAGAAATAGATGAGTTTGAAAAGGACAGCGTCCATTTTGTCCTGTATGATAACACTAAAAACCCAATTGGTGCAGGTCGTTATCGAACATTCGATGAGTATGGAAAAGTGGAGAGAATATGTATCCTTTCTACAAATCGAAAAGGCGGCGCTGGGAAAGCAATCATGAACAAAATAGAGGAATATGCCATAAATAGCGGGGCACCTTCACTAAAACTAAACGCTCAAACGCATGCGATTCCATTCTACAGCAAATTAGGATATGAAGTCGTTTCCGAGGAATTTTTGGATGCTGGTATTCCTCATAGAACAATGCAGAAGAAATTATAA
- a CDS encoding 2'-5' RNA ligase family protein, whose translation MKYGIAIFPGKELQDLANSLRKRYDPKYALIPPHITLIGDFEAENEEIEELSKKLTTIASHYHSIPIKVTKVSSFKPVSNVVYLKIEPSTDLEHLHQELISTLGVSPEHPFVPHITLGQNLSSDEHLDLYSNLRMQNFHFEEKSDRFHLLYELENGSWTVYETFRLGKDS comes from the coding sequence ATGAAATACGGTATTGCTATTTTTCCTGGAAAAGAGTTACAGGATTTGGCCAATTCCCTTCGTAAAAGGTATGATCCGAAATATGCTTTAATCCCGCCACATATTACTTTAATCGGTGACTTTGAAGCAGAAAATGAAGAGATTGAAGAACTAAGTAAAAAACTAACAACGATTGCAAGCCATTATCATTCTATTCCAATTAAAGTAACAAAAGTCAGTTCCTTTAAACCAGTCAGCAATGTAGTTTATTTAAAGATTGAACCAAGTACAGATTTAGAACATCTTCATCAAGAACTAATAAGTACATTGGGCGTTAGTCCAGAGCATCCATTTGTCCCACATATTACTCTAGGACAAAATTTATCAAGCGATGAACATTTGGATTTATATAGCAATTTACGGATGCAAAACTTTCATTTCGAGGAAAAATCTGACCGATTCCATTTACTTTATGAATTGGAGAATGGATCATGGACGGTATATGAAACATTTCGGTTAGGAAAGGATTCGTGA
- a CDS encoding alpha/beta hydrolase translates to MAIKGTIKEATLFSNALGEEITLLIYLPPSFSPLYKYHLLIAQDGKDYFQFGRIGRVADELLANHQIAETIIVGIPYSSVQDRREKYHPDGPQNKAYIRFLAHELIPYLDEQFPTYQMGLGRGLIGDSLGATVSLMTALKYPHTFGKIILQSPLVNEEVLERIRQFDSYHLLEIDHIIGTGETAVQTTIQTTEDFLTPNRELAQLLKSTNSEYTYEEFNGNHTWKHWQPYIAKMLVRMFPS, encoded by the coding sequence ATGGCGATAAAAGGGACAATAAAAGAGGCAACGTTATTTAGTAACGCATTGGGAGAAGAAATCACTTTACTTATCTATCTTCCCCCATCCTTTTCTCCTCTTTATAAATACCATTTGCTTATTGCACAGGATGGAAAAGATTATTTTCAATTTGGTCGAATCGGAAGAGTGGCGGATGAATTACTTGCAAACCATCAAATAGCGGAGACCATCATTGTTGGGATTCCTTATTCCTCTGTTCAAGATCGTCGGGAAAAATATCATCCAGATGGTCCCCAAAATAAAGCATATATCCGCTTCTTAGCACATGAACTTATTCCCTATTTAGATGAACAGTTTCCAACCTATCAAATGGGATTAGGACGTGGACTTATTGGAGACTCTTTAGGGGCAACTGTATCACTAATGACTGCTTTAAAATATCCACATACATTTGGAAAAATCATCCTGCAATCTCCATTAGTAAATGAAGAAGTATTAGAAAGGATTCGCCAGTTTGATTCCTATCATTTACTTGAAATCGATCATATTATTGGGACAGGTGAAACTGCAGTCCAAACAACTATTCAAACAACGGAAGATTTCCTTACTCCAAATAGAGAACTTGCACAACTTTTAAAATCAACCAACTCCGAGTATACCTATGAAGAATTTAATGGCAACCATACATGGAAGCATTGGCAACCATATATCGCCAAAATGCTAGTGCGAATGTTTCCTTCTTAA
- a CDS encoding anaerobic ribonucleoside triphosphate reductase: protein MGNEVQLVHEFDEIVKSNNQDFIQENANIDGMSPMSHMMQFAATASKYYTMEHLLKKKGRNAHQEGYIYIHDLDFYSSGTTTCCQIPLAKILKNGFNTGHGFMREPKTIMSAMALTSIILQANQNQQHGGQAIPMLDYDLAPYVYKTYCQNKQRLRDLIDDVEELERSVWIWTERETYQACEAFIHNCNSMHSRGGGQTPFVSVNLGTDQSREGRMLTKNLLLATQAGLGAGETPIFPIIVFKVKDGINYQKEDPNYDLFRLAIETTSKRLFPNFVFIDAPFNLAYYDGTPHSEVATMGCRTRVMGNMHGSEQTIGRGNLSFTSINLPLLALESNTIESFFYKLNETIDLVIDQLLDRFHYQGKKKAANFKFLYGQGVWQGGEELQMDSQVDELLKQGTLSIGFVGLAECLVSLLGFHHGESDEAYELGLRIVQFMRQKADQAMDFYQLNYSLLATPAESFAGKALRAARKKFGVIRGVTDREYFTNSFHIPVYYPISIYEKIKREAPFHSLTNAGHITYVELDGDASKNIDAMEKIVRTMKESGIGYGSINHPVDRCISCGYKGIIDNECPKCGEKEETKIERIRRITGYLVGSLDRWNTAKRAEERERVKHR from the coding sequence ATGGGCAATGAGGTTCAATTAGTACATGAGTTTGATGAAATAGTTAAAAGCAATAATCAAGATTTTATTCAAGAAAATGCAAATATTGATGGAATGTCACCGATGAGTCATATGATGCAATTTGCTGCTACTGCTTCTAAATATTATACAATGGAGCATTTGTTAAAGAAAAAGGGGAGGAATGCCCACCAAGAAGGGTATATTTATATTCATGACCTTGATTTTTATTCTTCTGGAACGACAACATGCTGTCAAATCCCGTTAGCAAAAATCTTAAAGAATGGGTTTAATACTGGTCATGGGTTTATGAGGGAGCCTAAAACTATCATGAGTGCAATGGCGCTTACGTCAATCATTTTACAAGCCAACCAAAATCAGCAACACGGAGGACAAGCTATCCCAATGTTAGACTACGATCTAGCACCATATGTATACAAAACATACTGCCAAAATAAACAACGTTTACGTGATTTAATCGATGATGTGGAAGAGTTGGAACGGAGCGTTTGGATATGGACAGAAAGAGAAACCTACCAAGCTTGTGAGGCGTTTATACATAATTGTAATTCGATGCATTCGAGGGGTGGGGGGCAGACTCCATTTGTTTCAGTAAATTTAGGGACAGATCAATCGAGGGAGGGAAGGATGTTAACGAAGAACTTGCTACTCGCAACACAAGCAGGTCTTGGTGCTGGAGAAACACCGATTTTCCCTATTATCGTATTTAAAGTAAAGGATGGAATAAATTATCAAAAAGAGGATCCAAACTATGATTTATTTCGTTTAGCCATCGAGACAACAAGTAAAAGATTGTTTCCTAACTTTGTTTTTATCGACGCACCATTTAATTTAGCTTATTATGACGGCACTCCGCATTCAGAAGTGGCAACAATGGGGTGTAGGACGAGAGTGATGGGGAATATGCATGGAAGTGAACAAACGATTGGAAGGGGGAATTTATCTTTTACAAGTATCAATCTCCCTTTACTTGCTTTAGAGTCCAATACAATAGAATCGTTTTTTTATAAATTGAATGAAACGATAGACTTGGTTATAGATCAACTGCTAGATAGATTTCATTACCAAGGAAAGAAAAAAGCAGCAAATTTTAAATTTTTATATGGACAAGGCGTTTGGCAAGGTGGAGAAGAGCTACAGATGGATTCACAAGTAGATGAACTTTTAAAACAAGGAACATTATCGATTGGGTTTGTTGGTTTAGCAGAATGTTTAGTTTCTTTGCTTGGTTTTCACCATGGAGAAAGCGACGAGGCGTATGAACTTGGATTACGAATTGTTCAGTTTATGCGCCAAAAAGCGGATCAAGCAATGGATTTTTATCAGCTGAACTATTCACTGCTTGCAACTCCAGCAGAATCCTTTGCGGGGAAAGCGTTACGGGCAGCTAGAAAGAAGTTTGGAGTTATTAGAGGGGTGACTGATAGAGAGTATTTTACTAATAGTTTTCATATCCCTGTCTATTACCCAATCTCTATTTATGAAAAAATAAAACGAGAAGCACCATTTCATTCTTTAACGAATGCTGGTCATATAACATATGTCGAACTAGATGGTGATGCCAGTAAAAATATTGATGCAATGGAGAAAATTGTCCGGACAATGAAGGAGTCGGGGATTGGCTATGGAAGTATTAATCATCCAGTGGATCGCTGCATAAGCTGTGGCTATAAAGGGATTATTGATAACGAATGTCCTAAGTGTGGAGAAAAGGAAGAGACAAAGATTGAAAGGATAAGAAGAATAACTGGTTATCTTGTTGGATCACTTGATCGATGGAATACGGCTAAGCGTGCAGAAGAGCGGGAAAGGGTTAAGCATCGATGA
- the nrdG gene encoding anaerobic ribonucleoside-triphosphate reductase activating protein translates to MRVLSIVEDSIVDGPGLRTTIFLAGCTHYCRGCHNPESWRIDGGIEMSIDEMISQVNRNPLNDITFSGGEPMLQIRELILLAKKCKQKNKNIWCYTGFLWEELMTKYKDEFMQLSMYLDVLVDGRFMIEQRDLSLLFKGSKNQRVIDCQRSLKVDKLVLYSE, encoded by the coding sequence ATGAGGGTTTTATCAATTGTTGAAGATAGTATTGTCGATGGTCCGGGCTTAAGAACTACTATCTTTTTAGCAGGGTGTACCCATTATTGCAGAGGGTGTCATAATCCAGAGAGCTGGCGAATAGATGGTGGAATCGAGATGTCAATCGACGAAATGATAAGTCAAGTGAATCGAAATCCATTAAATGATATTACTTTTAGTGGTGGAGAGCCAATGCTACAAATAAGGGAACTTATACTATTAGCCAAAAAATGCAAACAAAAAAATAAAAATATTTGGTGCTATACAGGATTTCTCTGGGAAGAGTTAATGACCAAATATAAAGATGAATTTATGCAATTAAGTATGTATTTAGATGTATTAGTAGATGGGCGATTTATGATTGAACAAAGAGATTTAAGTCTCTTGTTCAAAGGAAGTAAAAATCAACGGGTGATAGATTGTCAGAGAAGTCTGAAAGTGGATAAACTGGTTTTATATAGCGAATAG
- a CDS encoding DoxX family protein: protein MFIKFLRENKIAAGILTIIRLFLGYSWFTSGFGKLTGGGFDASGFLTNAVTNPVMGPDGGAVYGWYTSFVEGFALPNVGLFNVLVPIGETLVGLGLILGCLTTAAAFFGVIMNFCFLLAGTISHNPTDILLGMIIMIAGANAGYYGLDRWVLPYVRKAILKKEEDTEEFNKKPRLT, encoded by the coding sequence ATGTTTATAAAATTTTTAAGAGAAAATAAAATTGCAGCTGGTATATTAACCATTATTCGTTTATTCCTAGGCTATTCTTGGTTTACTTCTGGATTTGGTAAACTAACTGGTGGGGGATTTGATGCTTCTGGATTTTTAACAAACGCAGTTACTAACCCAGTAATGGGCCCAGATGGTGGAGCAGTCTATGGCTGGTACACCAGTTTTGTAGAAGGGTTTGCATTACCGAATGTCGGATTATTTAATGTTCTTGTCCCAATTGGAGAAACATTAGTCGGTCTTGGATTAATCTTAGGATGTTTAACAACCGCAGCAGCCTTCTTTGGAGTAATAATGAATTTCTGCTTCTTACTCGCAGGCACAATTTCTCATAATCCAACTGACATCTTATTGGGTATGATTATCATGATTGCTGGAGCAAACGCTGGGTATTATGGGTTAGATCGCTGGGTATTACCTTATGTTAGAAAAGCAATTTTAAAAAAAGAAGAAGATACCGAAGAATTTAATAAAAAACCTCGTTTAACATAA
- the ssuE gene encoding NADPH-dependent FMN reductase, translating into MTTVTIIAGGHKIDSRLTGILQYTADFLEKEKVEVHVIQVHQLPSNALITADFMNQEIMEARQKVEQSEGVIVLSPVFQASYSGIIKTFLDLLPQKSLRNKTVLPLMLGGSYAHLLVMDYALKPVLANLGATNMLTGAYVTDNQITKQDNQSYLLDEDSETRITSQLKQLLEGM; encoded by the coding sequence ATGACGACAGTAACCATCATAGCGGGTGGACATAAAATAGACTCAAGGTTAACAGGTATTTTACAATATACTGCTGACTTTTTAGAAAAAGAGAAGGTTGAAGTCCATGTCATACAAGTACATCAATTACCAAGCAATGCCTTGATTACTGCTGATTTTATGAATCAAGAAATCATGGAGGCAAGACAAAAAGTGGAACAAAGTGAGGGTGTCATTGTCTTGTCACCTGTATTTCAAGCGTCTTATTCAGGCATTATTAAGACGTTTCTTGATCTATTGCCACAGAAGAGTCTTCGAAACAAAACAGTGCTTCCACTAATGCTTGGAGGAAGCTATGCTCACTTATTAGTAATGGATTACGCATTAAAACCTGTTTTAGCAAATTTAGGTGCAACCAATATGTTAACAGGAGCCTATGTAACCGATAATCAAATTACAAAGCAAGATAATCAATCCTATTTACTAGATGAAGATTCGGAGACTAGGATTACCAGCCAGTTAAAGCAGTTGCTTGAAGGGATGTAG
- a CDS encoding cyclic-phosphate processing receiver domain-containing protein: MNIINLYVDDLRDCPIGYTIARNMEEAIDYLKNYKIHILSLDHDLGEDSDGHLLPTGYDLVKYICENGLRADKIYLHTDNGVGRENMFHTLKAAQKRGFIDENIEIYHYSITPNKYSG; this comes from the coding sequence ATGAACATAATCAATCTATACGTCGATGATTTAAGAGACTGTCCAATTGGCTATACAATTGCAAGAAATATGGAAGAAGCTATAGATTATCTTAAAAATTATAAAATTCATATCCTCTCTCTTGATCATGACTTAGGAGAAGATTCAGATGGCCATCTATTGCCTACTGGGTATGATTTGGTGAAATACATCTGTGAAAATGGGTTGCGTGCTGATAAAATCTACCTTCATACTGATAATGGAGTTGGAAGAGAAAATATGTTTCATACTCTTAAAGCAGCTCAAAAAAGAGGTTTTATAGATGAAAATATTGAGATTTATCATTACTCTATTACTCCAAATAAATATTCTGGATAA
- a CDS encoding polysaccharide deacetylase family protein yields the protein MKSLRWRKYLISFFCLSLLFFAFKIFESEKKKAAEPPAKKPEVKIQYDKNYKTIEINSYVKDKKHGGYWTSYPILPDKTITSSLQQYIANKIIEYDQHIQKANIPKTQETSLHISYSITHYSKQTISILFETYEYITGTNGISKTESLTFDLQTHKQLTLKDLFQENSHYLFSLSKISYFELMKDNVLAADEGLLKLGTAPKEENFQNFAVLNDSILFYFPENQVATIELGVQELAIKKEILKDKLLPIYQDKENNKNQLTETTPNKMATELPDVAKIDPSKKVIALTFDDGPSNKPTKKILTALKKYNGHATFFVLGERVQYYPEVIQQAIKEGNEIGNHSWDHPLLTKMTKKKALKEFQDTDKLLKEITGLEPSLIRPPYGAMQKDLNKGLEKEIILWTIDPEDWKQSPKKKIVDKVMKEAKDESIVLMHDIYDKSADAAVEIMEKLTKEGYQLVTISQLRDIQEERKNN from the coding sequence ATGAAAAGCCTTAGATGGAGAAAATATTTAATATCCTTTTTTTGCCTCAGCCTTTTATTTTTTGCATTTAAAATTTTTGAAAGTGAAAAAAAGAAAGCTGCTGAACCGCCAGCCAAAAAACCAGAGGTAAAAATACAATATGATAAAAACTATAAAACTATTGAAATAAATTCATATGTAAAGGATAAAAAGCACGGTGGGTACTGGACTAGTTATCCTATCCTTCCAGATAAAACGATAACTTCCTCATTACAGCAATATATTGCAAATAAGATTATCGAATATGATCAGCATATTCAAAAAGCCAATATCCCAAAAACACAAGAAACTTCCTTACATATTTCTTACTCAATCACCCATTACAGCAAGCAAACCATCTCTATTCTTTTTGAAACCTATGAATATATAACAGGGACTAACGGAATTTCGAAAACAGAAAGCTTAACATTTGATTTACAAACACATAAACAACTTACACTAAAAGATCTTTTCCAAGAAAACAGCCATTATTTATTTAGCCTTTCAAAAATTAGTTATTTTGAACTAATGAAGGATAACGTTCTTGCAGCTGACGAAGGATTATTAAAACTAGGAACAGCTCCTAAAGAAGAAAACTTTCAAAATTTTGCGGTTCTAAATGATTCCATTCTTTTCTATTTCCCTGAAAATCAAGTCGCTACAATAGAGCTAGGAGTTCAAGAACTAGCTATCAAAAAAGAAATCTTAAAAGATAAACTGTTGCCAATCTATCAAGATAAAGAAAATAATAAAAATCAACTTACCGAAACAACTCCTAATAAAATGGCCACAGAATTACCAGATGTAGCGAAAATTGATCCGTCAAAAAAAGTCATCGCCTTAACTTTTGATGATGGACCAAGTAATAAACCAACAAAAAAAATCTTAACCGCGTTAAAGAAATATAACGGTCATGCAACGTTTTTTGTTCTAGGCGAACGGGTGCAATATTATCCCGAAGTCATTCAGCAAGCTATAAAGGAAGGCAATGAAATCGGAAACCATTCTTGGGATCATCCTCTACTCACTAAAATGACAAAGAAAAAAGCCTTAAAAGAGTTTCAGGATACAGATAAATTACTAAAAGAAATAACCGGCTTAGAACCCAGCCTCATTCGCCCACCATATGGAGCAATGCAAAAGGATCTAAATAAAGGGCTGGAGAAAGAGATTATTCTTTGGACCATTGATCCAGAGGACTGGAAACAGTCACCGAAAAAGAAAATTGTCGACAAAGTTATGAAAGAAGCAAAGGATGAAAGCATCGTTCTCATGCATGATATTTATGATAAAAGTGCAGATGCAGCTGTAGAAATCATGGAGAAGCTTACAAAAGAAGGCTATCAACTAGTGACTATTTCTCAATTACGTGATATTCAAGAGGAACGAAAAAACAATTGA